In Actinomycetota bacterium, one DNA window encodes the following:
- a CDS encoding ribbon-helix-helix domain-containing protein: protein MRTTIRIDDALYRAVKERAARDGRTVGEVIEDALRRSFEASARRADEDLPPLPTYGGSGTLPGVDLGEGAALRDVMDRDEDLRALR from the coding sequence ATGCGGACCACCATCAGGATCGACGACGCCCTCTACCGAGCGGTGAAGGAACGCGCCGCACGGGATGGTCGCACGGTCGGCGAGGTGATCGAGGACGCGCTGCGTCGGTCGTTCGAGGCGTCAGCGCGGCGCGCGGACGAGGATCTGCCGCCACTGCCGACGTACGGAGGCAGCGGGACCCTGCCCGGTGTCGACCTCGGTGAGGGGGCGGCCCTCCGTGATGTCATGGATCGCGACGAGGATCTGCGTGCGCTTCGTTGA
- a CDS encoding site-specific integrase: MTETLSTYLTEWLETQRPRLAASTWHAYRGIVDRYLVPGLGDFALDAIEVRDLDRFYARLMRSGGKNGKPLSPRTVQFTHAALRKALSDAIRQGLFAAKPCVDASLPRHDPDVDEVDDDERAIWSAERLRTFLELTVADPLHELWVVAAATGMRRGELLGLRWCNVDLDQGVLHVRRALSQLPDRLTAQASEDVPDPLHQHRRRTSAALQRTRQSHERARSVAGDRWDNRWDLVFTTEDEQPPGSTQRHLRLPRRRRAATTAAHPLTRRPPLPTRASCSRPACQCRWSAVDWVTRTRA, encoded by the coding sequence GTGACGGAGACCCTGTCGACGTACCTGACGGAGTGGCTCGAGACCCAGCGTCCGCGTCTCGCCGCGTCCACCTGGCACGCCTACCGGGGCATCGTCGATCGCTACCTCGTTCCGGGCTTGGGAGATTTCGCCCTCGACGCGATCGAGGTGCGCGACCTCGACCGGTTCTACGCCCGGCTGATGCGCAGCGGCGGCAAGAACGGCAAGCCGCTCTCGCCACGGACGGTGCAGTTCACCCACGCGGCGTTGCGCAAGGCCCTCTCGGACGCCATCCGGCAGGGGCTGTTCGCCGCGAAACCCTGCGTCGACGCGTCCCTTCCTCGCCACGACCCCGACGTCGACGAGGTAGACGACGACGAGCGGGCCATCTGGAGCGCTGAACGGCTGCGGACCTTCCTCGAACTCACCGTCGCCGATCCGCTGCACGAACTCTGGGTCGTCGCCGCCGCCACGGGGATGCGCCGCGGGGAGCTCCTCGGCCTACGCTGGTGCAATGTGGATCTCGACCAGGGCGTGCTCCACGTGCGTCGGGCCCTGAGCCAGCTCCCTGATCGCTTAACAGCTCAAGCGTCCGAAGACGTCCCGGACCCGCTCCATCAGCATCGACGACGTACGAGCGCTGCGCTGCAACGGACACGGCAGAGTCATGAGCGGGCCCGCAGCGTCGCCGGGGACCGTTGGGACAACCGCTGGGATCTCGTCTTCACCACCGAGGACGAACAACCCCCTGGATCCACTCAGCGTCACCTGCGCCTTCCGCGACGTCGTCGCGCAGCTACCACTGCCGCGCATCCGCTTACACGGCGTCCGCCACTGCCAACGCGAGCCTCATGCTCCAGGCCGGCGTGCCAGTGCCGGTGGTCAGCCGTCGACTGGGTCACGCGAACGCGAGCATGA